A stretch of Flavobacterium sp. N1994 DNA encodes these proteins:
- a CDS encoding glycosyltransferase family 4 protein, whose product MSAPKKLLIITYYWPPAGGPGVQRWLKFVKYLPDFNIQPIVYIPENPTYPIIDNGLESEVSEKAIILKRPIFEPYGLASFFGKSKTKKISSGIIPNQKKQSFLEKTLLWVRGNLFIPDARFLWVTPSVKYLKKYIQENNIDTIVTSGPPHSLHLIGLALKKELDVKWFADFRDPWTTIGYHKALKLSSYAEKKHKALEKEVLTTADTLIVTSKTTKTEFQAITSKPIEVITNGYDVEKIEKQALDEKFTLAHIGSFLSERNPTILWQALQELVSENAPFKNDFRLKLIGATSQEVLDTITEFKLKDYIQNLGYVSHQEAVEHQRKSQVLLLIEIDSQDTKSIIPGKLFEYMVSERPIVAIGPKDSDFAEIITTTNTGVFFNYNEKEKLKALLLKYYQEYQNQNLKVHAVGLQQYSRKSLTEQLSKLVIRNS is encoded by the coding sequence ATGTCAGCACCAAAGAAACTTTTAATCATCACTTATTATTGGCCCCCAGCAGGCGGACCGGGAGTGCAACGTTGGTTAAAGTTTGTCAAATATTTACCCGATTTTAATATCCAGCCGATAGTCTACATTCCTGAAAATCCAACCTATCCTATTATTGATAACGGATTAGAAAGCGAAGTTTCAGAAAAGGCAATTATTCTCAAAAGACCCATCTTCGAACCTTATGGTTTGGCTTCTTTTTTTGGTAAAAGCAAAACCAAGAAAATCAGTTCGGGTATCATTCCCAATCAGAAGAAACAATCTTTTTTAGAAAAGACTTTGCTCTGGGTTCGAGGCAATCTCTTTATTCCTGATGCGCGTTTTCTTTGGGTGACTCCATCTGTAAAGTATCTTAAAAAATACATCCAGGAAAATAATATTGATACCATTGTTACATCGGGACCGCCGCATAGTTTGCATTTAATTGGTCTAGCACTAAAAAAAGAATTAGATGTAAAATGGTTTGCCGATTTCCGTGATCCTTGGACTACCATTGGGTATCACAAAGCTTTGAAATTATCTTCGTATGCCGAAAAGAAACACAAAGCATTAGAAAAAGAAGTGTTGACAACTGCCGATACCCTAATTGTCACAAGCAAAACTACCAAAACCGAGTTCCAAGCCATAACATCCAAACCTATTGAAGTCATTACCAATGGCTATGATGTGGAGAAAATCGAGAAACAAGCTTTAGACGAAAAGTTTACTTTAGCGCATATTGGTTCCTTTTTATCCGAAAGAAATCCAACGATACTTTGGCAAGCATTACAGGAATTAGTTTCTGAAAATGCCCCCTTCAAAAACGATTTCCGACTAAAATTAATAGGTGCCACTAGTCAAGAAGTTTTGGATACGATTACCGAATTTAAACTAAAAGATTACATTCAAAATTTAGGCTACGTCTCCCATCAAGAAGCGGTGGAGCATCAAAGAAAATCACAAGTTTTATTACTCATCGAAATCGATTCTCAAGATACCAAAAGCATCATTCCAGGAAAGTTATTTGAATATATGGTTTCTGAAAGACCTATAGTAGCCATTGGCCCAAAGGATTCTGACTTTGCCGAAATCATTACAACAACCAATACTGGAGTTTTCTTTAATTATAACGAAAAAGAAAAACTAAAAGCATTACTTTTGAAGTACTATCAGGAATACCAAAATCAAAACTTGAAAGTTCATGCGGTTGGATTACAGCAATATTCTAGAAAAAGCCTAACGGAACAATTGTCAAAACTCGTAATTCGTAATTCGTAA
- a CDS encoding lipopolysaccharide biosynthesis protein codes for MGIVQSQSIKNTFLTFLGFGIGGINALFFYTNFLGKEHYGVITTILSGANIMMPLMAFGAQNTLIRFFSSYKNQKERDEFLTFMLFLPLALILPVALAFYIFYDEISHSWIEENPILKPFFWLIPLIGLFMAYCEVFYAWAKVHMKSVTGSFIYEVLLRFIVMILLVAVHFDWLAKDTFVYCVAIAYLAQLIGMQLYAFSVKMPVLRFAIPENVKEIVYYSIFIIVSGGVAVMLIDFDKVMIAKYLPISENALYSVAIFISTVIAVPSRAMTQIIAPITAKLMVENKHDELNDLYKKSAINLQVIGGFIMILIFVNIKEMYHLIPKDYSGGILVVFLIGLSKFYDVLLGNNNSIIVNTKHYRTVLLFGVFTVALMIVLNMVFIPLYGIEGSAFATLLTVAIYNTIKLIFVVKKMDLYPFTNNTLKSLAILALCFSLFYFWDFPFHTIINIGLKSILVSVLYVYLNYKLQISEEVNGVIENVLRKVKLL; via the coding sequence ATGGGCATCGTTCAAAGTCAATCCATCAAAAACACCTTTCTTACCTTTCTTGGTTTTGGGATTGGCGGGATTAATGCTTTGTTTTTTTACACTAATTTTCTCGGGAAAGAGCATTACGGAGTCATAACTACAATTCTTTCGGGAGCCAATATCATGATGCCGTTGATGGCTTTTGGAGCACAGAATACTTTAATTAGATTCTTTTCTTCGTATAAAAATCAAAAAGAACGCGACGAGTTTCTGACGTTTATGCTCTTTCTTCCACTTGCTTTAATCCTACCTGTTGCTTTAGCCTTTTATATTTTTTACGATGAAATTTCACACAGCTGGATTGAGGAAAACCCAATACTTAAACCATTTTTTTGGCTTATTCCACTAATTGGCCTTTTTATGGCTTATTGCGAGGTTTTTTATGCTTGGGCAAAAGTTCATATGAAATCAGTCACAGGAAGTTTCATTTATGAAGTTTTGTTGCGGTTTATCGTAATGATTTTATTAGTAGCAGTCCATTTCGACTGGCTTGCCAAAGATACTTTTGTCTATTGTGTTGCCATTGCCTATTTAGCGCAATTGATCGGAATGCAACTCTATGCTTTTTCGGTTAAAATGCCGGTATTGCGATTTGCCATTCCCGAAAACGTTAAGGAAATCGTTTATTATTCGATTTTCATAATTGTTTCGGGCGGTGTTGCTGTAATGCTAATCGATTTCGATAAAGTAATGATTGCTAAATACCTTCCGATAAGTGAAAATGCCTTGTACTCTGTTGCGATTTTTATCTCAACCGTAATTGCGGTTCCAAGTCGAGCCATGACTCAAATTATTGCTCCAATTACCGCCAAATTAATGGTAGAAAACAAACACGATGAACTGAATGATCTATATAAAAAAAGTGCCATTAACCTCCAAGTGATAGGTGGCTTTATCATGATACTGATTTTTGTCAACATCAAAGAAATGTACCATCTGATTCCGAAAGATTATAGTGGTGGAATTTTGGTAGTATTCCTTATCGGATTATCCAAATTCTATGATGTGTTGCTTGGAAACAACAACTCGATTATCGTCAATACTAAACACTATCGAACTGTTTTATTATTTGGCGTTTTTACTGTGGCATTGATGATAGTTTTGAACATGGTTTTTATTCCACTTTACGGTATTGAAGGTTCGGCCTTTGCTACTTTGCTTACCGTGGCTATATATAATACCATCAAACTGATCTTCGTGGTTAAGAAAATGGATTTGTATCCGTTTACCAATAACACCTTGAAATCATTAGCCATATTGGCCCTTTGTTTTTCACTATTTTACTTCTGGGACTTCCCGTTTCACACTATCATTAATATCGGATTGAAATCGATTTTGGTTAGTGTTTTGTATGTTTATCTGAATTACAAACTTCAAATTTCGGAAGAGGTCAACGGCGTTATTGAGAATGTTTTAAGAAAAGTGAAGTTGCTTTAG
- a CDS encoding YfhO family protein, translating into MKQLQKLYPHLLAIIGFIIISLVYFYPVIQGKKIYQSDIAKYTGMAKEQIDFRAETHTEPYWTNSSFGGMPTYQSGANYPNDYIGMLDNAIRFLPRPADYLSLYFLGFYALMLVFRVDPLKAFFGALAFGLSTYLIVILGVGHNAKAHAIGYMPFVVAGFILVFRKKYIHGGILTMLAVALEITANHFQMTYYLLLLLIVMGFFFVYQLYQEKDLKSLPKIIGTFIVAIILAVGVNATSLMATKEYTDFSTRGKSELTFNTDGTKKEGNISMDRDYITEYSYGIVESLNLFSPRLFGGGNNQKLGEDSHVYNFMLNYGASSEEAKQLTDNYAVTYWGDQPQVAAPAYIGAVVFFLFVLALYHDKRKIKYALVAGAVFSLLLSWGKNLSVLTDFFIDYVPMYDKFRAVSSIQVLLELCIPALAIMGLQSFFTDEENRWKSLWKTGATTLGIIVLLFVCKSMFHFSGEIDSQLIEALKQHPDKAFGPQFIDALKEDRKDLYSADLLRSGFLIAVSFGVLYFYIKNKLAANTAVILIGIFMVGDLFFVDKNYVSNDGKQFRSAQEVDLPYQATQADSLILQDTTNFRVYEVAGGIYSPRSSYFHKSIGGYSAVMPRRFKEVYEYQIEKSMSDLGSIIDPKTLSLSKSLPVINAFNIKYLIVGTEKGDIPIVNPFHNGNAWFVTKIEAVNSADEELKALGKIDTKEIAVRQKEKDEKSFEISLPFAKDSLAFIKLDLYKPNHLIYTSNNTNNGYAVFSEIYYKNGWKATIDGKESDIQKVDYTLRGMFIPKGKHTIEFKFEPQVVKTGSLIALISFIVMVLAIIAGVYLDNRKKT; encoded by the coding sequence ATGAAGCAACTGCAAAAGTTATATCCACATCTATTAGCCATTATTGGTTTCATTATTATCTCTTTAGTCTACTTCTATCCCGTTATTCAAGGCAAAAAAATCTACCAATCCGATATTGCAAAATATACTGGAATGGCCAAAGAGCAAATCGACTTCAGAGCCGAAACTCATACCGAACCTTATTGGACAAACTCATCCTTTGGTGGTATGCCCACTTATCAATCAGGAGCTAATTACCCAAATGATTATATCGGAATGTTGGATAACGCTATTCGTTTTCTTCCTCGCCCCGCGGATTATTTATCCCTCTACTTTTTAGGATTTTATGCCTTAATGTTAGTCTTTAGAGTTGATCCTTTAAAAGCTTTCTTTGGAGCACTTGCCTTCGGATTATCAACCTATTTGATTGTGATTCTCGGCGTTGGACATAATGCCAAAGCCCATGCCATTGGGTATATGCCGTTTGTAGTAGCTGGGTTTATTCTAGTCTTCCGAAAGAAATATATTCATGGTGGAATTCTAACCATGCTGGCCGTTGCTCTCGAAATTACAGCCAATCACTTCCAGATGACTTATTATTTATTGTTGCTTTTGATAGTAATGGGTTTCTTTTTTGTGTACCAACTTTATCAAGAAAAGGACTTAAAATCGTTACCTAAAATCATAGGGACATTTATAGTCGCAATAATTCTTGCAGTCGGCGTAAATGCCACAAGTTTAATGGCAACCAAAGAATACACTGATTTCAGTACTCGTGGAAAAAGCGAATTGACTTTCAACACGGATGGTACTAAAAAAGAAGGCAACATTTCAATGGACAGAGATTATATCACTGAATATAGTTATGGAATTGTAGAAAGTCTAAACTTATTTTCTCCTCGATTATTTGGAGGCGGTAATAACCAAAAGCTAGGAGAAGATTCTCATGTCTACAATTTTATGTTGAATTATGGTGCCTCTTCTGAAGAAGCAAAACAACTTACCGACAACTACGCAGTAACCTATTGGGGAGACCAACCACAAGTAGCAGCGCCCGCTTATATTGGAGCAGTTGTTTTCTTCCTTTTTGTATTGGCATTGTATCATGACAAACGTAAAATAAAATACGCTCTAGTTGCCGGAGCTGTATTCTCATTACTCCTTTCTTGGGGTAAAAACTTATCGGTACTGACAGACTTCTTCATTGATTATGTTCCGATGTATGACAAGTTTAGAGCTGTGTCTTCTATTCAAGTTTTATTAGAATTGTGCATACCTGCTTTAGCTATTATGGGACTGCAATCCTTCTTTACGGATGAAGAAAATCGTTGGAAAAGCTTATGGAAAACAGGAGCCACAACCTTAGGAATTATAGTTTTACTCTTTGTTTGCAAAAGCATGTTCCATTTCTCAGGTGAAATTGATAGCCAACTTATTGAAGCTTTAAAACAACATCCTGATAAAGCATTCGGACCTCAATTCATAGACGCGCTGAAAGAAGATAGAAAAGATTTGTATTCTGCCGATTTATTACGTTCTGGGTTTTTAATTGCGGTTAGTTTTGGAGTACTTTATTTTTATATCAAAAATAAACTGGCTGCCAATACCGCTGTGATTTTAATTGGAATATTCATGGTGGGCGATTTGTTCTTTGTAGATAAAAATTATGTTAGTAATGATGGAAAACAATTCAGAAGCGCTCAAGAGGTAGACCTTCCTTACCAAGCCACCCAAGCAGATTCTTTGATACTACAAGACACTACAAACTTTAGAGTATACGAAGTAGCTGGAGGAATTTACAGTCCACGTTCTTCTTACTTCCACAAATCCATTGGAGGTTATAGTGCCGTTATGCCTAGACGCTTCAAAGAAGTGTACGAGTACCAAATAGAAAAAAGCATGTCGGATTTGGGTAGCATTATCGACCCTAAAACACTATCACTTTCTAAAAGTCTCCCAGTTATCAATGCCTTCAATATTAAGTATTTAATCGTTGGCACTGAAAAAGGCGATATTCCAATTGTAAATCCGTTTCATAATGGGAATGCTTGGTTTGTAACTAAAATTGAGGCTGTTAATTCTGCTGATGAAGAACTGAAAGCTTTAGGAAAAATTGATACTAAAGAAATCGCTGTTAGACAAAAAGAAAAAGATGAAAAGTCTTTTGAAATCTCTTTGCCATTTGCTAAAGATAGTTTAGCTTTTATAAAACTCGATTTATACAAACCAAACCATTTGATATACACTTCTAATAACACCAATAATGGCTATGCTGTCTTTTCTGAAATCTATTATAAAAATGGCTGGAAAGCTACTATCGATGGCAAGGAAAGCGATATCCAAAAAGTAGATTACACCTTAAGAGGTATGTTTATCCCAAAAGGAAAACACACCATCGAGTTCAAATTTGAGCCACAAGTGGTAAAAACGGGAAGCCTTATTGCACTGATTAGCTTTATAGTTATGGTATTGGCCATTATAGCTGGCGTATATTTAGATAACAGAAAAAAGACGTAA
- a CDS encoding transporter: MMNLKKMLVAGFLLISATQYAQYTDIINSNRPGKSMSAFSVGKTVIQAEAGLYAIREKHDLLRYQANGFGTELDVRYGAFFDQFEFDLNTQYQYDWYEAPLVNDTRGGFKQVTVGAKYLVYDPFIKEDKPNLYSWRANHSFKWSQFIPAVAVYAGVNLKFGNNPFTFPSDKTISPKLMVITQHHFGTKWVWVNNIIADKYMTDYPTLGFISTMTRGFNMRWSGFLEFQGYKSDYYADTVFRLGAAYLVRENIQLDASFSKNVKETPSLLLVNIGMAWRFDSNYEVNYKRVKGDKKDKKKDKESKKDKGKKRKDEVELEKTK, translated from the coding sequence ATGATGAATTTAAAAAAAATGTTAGTGGCTGGTTTTCTTCTAATTTCAGCTACTCAATATGCACAATATACTGATATTATAAATTCCAATAGACCTGGTAAGTCTATGTCAGCATTTTCCGTTGGAAAAACAGTGATTCAAGCTGAGGCAGGATTGTATGCTATTAGAGAAAAGCATGATTTATTGCGATATCAAGCCAACGGTTTTGGGACTGAATTAGATGTTAGATACGGTGCTTTTTTTGATCAATTTGAATTTGATTTAAATACTCAATACCAATATGATTGGTATGAAGCTCCTCTGGTAAATGATACTAGAGGCGGTTTTAAACAAGTTACTGTTGGGGCAAAATATTTGGTTTATGATCCATTTATAAAAGAAGACAAGCCCAATTTATATAGTTGGAGAGCTAATCATAGTTTCAAATGGAGCCAATTTATTCCAGCTGTTGCGGTTTATGCCGGAGTGAATTTAAAATTTGGGAACAATCCGTTTACTTTTCCATCGGACAAAACTATAAGCCCCAAATTGATGGTAATTACACAGCATCATTTTGGAACTAAATGGGTTTGGGTTAATAATATTATTGCGGATAAATACATGACGGATTATCCAACGCTGGGTTTTATATCCACAATGACGAGAGGATTTAATATGCGTTGGTCAGGGTTTTTGGAGTTTCAAGGATATAAAAGTGATTATTATGCAGATACTGTATTTCGTTTAGGAGCGGCTTATTTGGTTCGTGAAAATATTCAGTTGGATGCTTCATTTAGTAAAAACGTAAAAGAAACACCATCGTTGCTTTTGGTCAATATTGGGATGGCTTGGCGTTTTGATAGTAATTATGAAGTCAATTACAAAAGAGTAAAAGGCGATAAAAAAGATAAAAAGAAAGATAAAGAATCAAAAAAAGATAAAGGCAAAAAGCGTAAAGACGAAGTAGAATTAGAAAAGACCAAATAA
- a CDS encoding GTP cyclohydrolase, which produces MITIVEANTKKLLKEFVLFPFFLYKNNPYWVPPLINDELDTFDKSKNPAFKSAEATFYLAYQKDKIVGRIAAIINWDEVNHQKKRKVRFGWWDVIDDIEVTKALLEKVYELGKKNKLEYVEGPMGFSNLDKVGVLTEGFDEIGSMITWYNFPYYKDHLEKLVYVKEKEYLENKFPFTNVKTEFFVKPNELIKRRYQLTALNFTNTKDILPYVDKMFDLFNASYANLSSFVAITDVQKEYFKKKYISFINPEYIKFVMDKDDNMVAFSIVMPSFSEALQKTKGKLFPFGFYHLLKAKKESKDVLFYLIGIDPEYQSKGVTAIIFNEYYITFKEKKIQNCIRTPELEDNHAIHNMWKHFEPVTFKRRRTYKLDL; this is translated from the coding sequence ATGATTACAATAGTCGAAGCCAATACTAAAAAACTACTTAAGGAGTTTGTGTTATTTCCTTTTTTCCTATATAAAAATAATCCTTATTGGGTTCCACCATTAATTAATGATGAGTTAGATACTTTTGACAAATCAAAAAACCCAGCCTTTAAATCGGCAGAAGCTACTTTTTATTTGGCTTACCAAAAGGATAAAATTGTTGGGAGAATTGCTGCTATCATCAATTGGGATGAAGTAAATCATCAGAAAAAGCGTAAAGTGCGTTTTGGTTGGTGGGATGTAATAGATGATATAGAGGTGACCAAAGCATTGCTTGAGAAAGTTTATGAATTGGGCAAAAAAAACAAGTTGGAATATGTAGAAGGACCAATGGGTTTTTCAAATTTGGATAAAGTAGGGGTGCTGACGGAAGGTTTTGATGAAATTGGATCTATGATTACTTGGTATAATTTTCCGTACTATAAAGACCATTTAGAAAAGTTAGTCTACGTTAAGGAGAAAGAATATCTCGAAAACAAGTTTCCGTTTACTAATGTAAAGACAGAGTTTTTTGTAAAACCTAATGAGTTGATAAAAAGACGATACCAACTTACAGCATTAAATTTTACAAATACCAAAGATATTCTACCTTATGTAGACAAAATGTTTGACTTATTCAACGCATCCTATGCTAACTTGTCTTCGTTTGTTGCTATTACCGATGTTCAAAAGGAATATTTTAAAAAGAAATACATCAGTTTCATCAATCCTGAATACATCAAATTTGTTATGGATAAAGATGATAATATGGTTGCCTTTAGTATCGTTATGCCAAGTTTTTCAGAAGCATTGCAAAAGACCAAAGGTAAATTATTTCCTTTTGGATTTTATCACTTACTTAAAGCTAAAAAAGAGAGCAAAGATGTACTCTTCTATTTAATAGGTATTGACCCAGAATATCAGAGCAAAGGAGTTACCGCCATTATTTTCAATGAATACTATATTACCTTTAAAGAGAAAAAGATTCAAAACTGTATTAGAACTCCAGAATTAGAAGACAATCACGCAATTCACAACATGTGGAAGCATTTTGAGCCCGTAACTTTCAAAAGACGAAGAACTTATAAGTTGGATTTATAA
- a CDS encoding DUF4834 domain-containing protein, translated as METASFNGLIDTLIFIIVFYYAAKFLARLFLPVIAKKVVEKASQQFQQQQQNYQQQTQSQATSSEKPKEKKIVGDYVDFEEIE; from the coding sequence ATGGAAACCGCATCTTTCAACGGACTTATTGATACGCTTATCTTCATAATAGTTTTTTATTATGCTGCTAAATTCCTAGCCCGTTTATTTTTACCAGTCATTGCCAAAAAAGTAGTCGAAAAAGCTTCGCAGCAATTCCAACAACAACAGCAAAATTATCAACAACAAACTCAGTCACAAGCTACTTCTTCTGAAAAACCAAAAGAGAAAAAAATCGTAGGCGACTATGTTGATTTTGAAGAAATAGAATAA
- a CDS encoding DUF885 domain-containing protein yields the protein MKKILAGLLVLLTITFVSCKSDKKENNADTDKNFASFETKFLDAYWKQYPSLSIAQGYGKYYDKLVVPNTASFEANVAFSKKWLADLAALDYDQLSDNNKISSDIIKNQLESDIWYTTVFKQQEWDASIYNISGSCDYIINQPYAPLEERLKILSHFLENSDAYYKAALENLKQPTKEHLEMAINQNKGGLEIFGKSLNDSIAASKLNTADKESLQKNINKAITAMNGYVSGLQKIDADKNFKFKDFRIGKKLFAEKFKYDLATDFTPEQIYEKAIADKKLWHNKMFVTADKVWTKYYPTTAKPKDSLEVIRMVLSKMQLNHPTPAEFYPTLKKQVTELKKFIIEKNLFDFDTASTPIVVRYMPVYARGFAMANAEFIPPYQKKGTTYYNIDDLTQYPPAKAESALRETNSYSSQILSIHEAVPGHCVQGIYNNKKSPDVLRSVFQNGAMIEGWAVYCEGMMVENGWGNHEPEIELALGVWKLRELANVIIDYDIQCLNTPKADIVKLLTKECFQTDQQVEEKYHRATVSQVQLCSYFSGSTAIQQLREDYKKKMGDKYSLKDFHEKFLSFGSSPVKYIRERMLQ from the coding sequence ATGAAAAAAATACTAGCAGGACTTCTTGTTTTACTTACTATTACATTCGTTAGCTGTAAATCTGATAAAAAAGAAAACAACGCAGATACCGACAAAAACTTTGCGTCATTTGAAACCAAATTCTTAGACGCCTATTGGAAACAATATCCTTCCCTTTCTATAGCGCAAGGGTATGGCAAATATTACGACAAACTAGTAGTCCCAAATACTGCTTCATTTGAGGCTAATGTGGCTTTTTCTAAAAAATGGTTAGCCGATTTAGCCGCTTTAGATTATGACCAACTAAGCGATAACAATAAAATCAGCAGTGATATTATCAAAAACCAATTGGAAAGCGACATTTGGTATACCACTGTTTTCAAACAACAAGAATGGGATGCTTCTATCTACAACATCAGCGGTTCTTGTGACTATATCATCAACCAACCTTATGCGCCTTTAGAGGAACGCTTAAAAATATTGTCTCACTTTTTAGAGAACTCGGATGCCTACTATAAAGCGGCTTTGGAAAACTTGAAACAACCTACCAAAGAACATTTGGAAATGGCCATCAATCAAAATAAAGGAGGTTTGGAAATCTTTGGCAAGTCCTTAAACGATTCTATTGCTGCCTCTAAACTAAATACAGCCGATAAAGAAAGTTTACAAAAAAACATCAACAAAGCCATCACAGCTATGAATGGCTATGTAAGTGGTTTACAAAAAATAGATGCCGATAAAAACTTCAAGTTCAAAGACTTTAGAATAGGGAAAAAACTATTTGCTGAAAAGTTTAAATACGATTTAGCAACCGACTTTACTCCAGAACAGATTTATGAAAAGGCTATTGCCGATAAGAAACTATGGCACAACAAAATGTTTGTCACTGCCGATAAAGTGTGGACCAAATATTACCCAACCACTGCCAAACCCAAAGACAGCTTAGAAGTAATCCGAATGGTGTTGAGCAAAATGCAGTTAAATCACCCTACGCCTGCTGAGTTTTATCCAACCTTAAAGAAACAGGTAACCGAATTGAAAAAGTTCATCATCGAAAAAAACTTATTTGATTTTGATACGGCATCAACACCGATTGTAGTGCGTTACATGCCAGTTTACGCCAGAGGTTTTGCCATGGCTAATGCAGAGTTTATTCCGCCTTACCAAAAAAAGGGAACCACTTATTACAATATTGATGACTTAACACAATATCCTCCTGCCAAAGCCGAAAGCGCTTTACGCGAAACCAATTCGTATTCTTCTCAAATATTATCCATCCACGAAGCCGTGCCTGGTCATTGCGTGCAAGGGATTTACAACAACAAAAAATCACCGGATGTCTTGCGTTCTGTGTTCCAAAATGGTGCTATGATTGAAGGTTGGGCGGTGTATTGCGAAGGCATGATGGTAGAAAACGGTTGGGGCAATCACGAACCTGAAATTGAATTAGCTCTTGGTGTTTGGAAACTTCGTGAGTTAGCCAACGTGATTATTGATTATGACATTCAGTGTTTAAATACTCCAAAAGCTGACATCGTAAAACTATTAACCAAAGAGTGTTTTCAAACGGATCAACAAGTGGAAGAAAAGTACCACCGTGCCACCGTTTCTCAAGTACAACTTTGCTCTTACTTTAGTGGTTCAACAGCTATTCAACAGCTTAGAGAAGATTACAAAAAGAAAATGGGCGACAAGTATAGCTTAAAAGATTTCCACGAGAAATTCTTGAGCTTTGGAAGTTCTCCGGTGAAATACATTCGCGAACGTATGTTGCAATAA